GCCGCGCCTGGTCTTCATCTTCGCCACCACCGAGATCGAAGCCGTGCCGGCGACGATCCTCTCGCGCTGCCAGGAGTTCCACTTCCGCCGGGTCTCGAACGTCGAGGCGGTCGCACACCTGCGCCACATCTGCACCGCGGAGAAGATCGAGGCGAGCGACGCGGCGCTCGCACTGCTCGCCCGCGCCGGCGAGGGTAGCGTCCGTGACTGCGTCGCGCTGCTCGACCAGCTCGCCACCTTCGGCAACGGCGTGGTCGACGAGCAGGAGGCCATCCGCCTGCTCGGCGGCATCGACCTGGCGCTTTTCCAGAGAGCCCTCGTCGGCATCCTCGCCGGCGACACACTGGCCGTTTCGCGCCTCGCCGTGGAGGTCGAAGAGAACGGCTGGGACCCGCGTACGGTGCACGCCCACTTCCTCTCCTTCTGTCGCGACGCCCTGCATCTGGCGCTGGGCGCGGGCGGCGCTGGCGCCGATACCGGGGAGGCGGTGGCTCTCCCCGCCGAAGAGCGCAAGGCGCTCTCCGAAATCGCCCGGCGCGCCGGGTACGAGAATCTCCTGCGTCTCCTGCACCATCTCTTGGGCAGCGAGAGCGCGATCCGCCGCAGCGAGGCGGGGGCGCTGGCACTGGAGATCGCCTGGCTGCGGGCGGCCGAGTTGCCGCGCCTGGTGGCAATCGAGCGCTATCTGGCCGGCGGCGTCGCGGCGCCAGCGTCGGCGCCGACGGCGACGCCGCGGGCCGCCGCGACATCGGCACCGCCCGCCCACGCACCGGAGCCGACGCCCCGCAGGGCCGAACCCGCCACCGCGGCGCGCTCCGCGCCCAGCCCCCCGAGTCCGCCGCTCGCCCCGCTCGCTCCGGCAAGGTCGCCGGCGACGACGGCGGTGCCCGCAGACGAGACCCCCGACGCCGCGCGCCGCGGGCCGGTCGCGCAGGAGAAGGGGCTGCCTGCGAACGCAATCCTGCGGCCCTTCCTCGAGCAGTTGGTGCTCCGCCGCCCGACTCTCGCCGCGCTGCTCGAGGACCCCGCGGCCCTCGCCTGGGACGAAACCCTGCGCACGCTGGTGGTCCACCCGGCGTCGGATTTCGCCGCCTCCTCCCTCAACCGCAACCGCGAGCTCCTCTGCGCCGCCGCCGTCGCGGCGTTCGGCGAGGGTGTCCAGGTTCGCTTCGCGCCGCCGGAATCGCGCACCGCTTCTGCCCACGCCGGGCCGGCAGCCGGCGCCGACGCTGACGCCGCGCGGCACGCCGAAGAGCGCAAGATCCAGGTCGTCGACCATCCGCGGGTGCAGGCGGTGCTCGAGATCTTCGGCGGCGCCGTCGCCCGGGTCGAGGCGCCGACACCCCCGGCGCCTTCGGCCGAAGAGCTGCCGGACGACGAAACTTCCACTTCCGAGGATCCCTTTCGATGAACATCCAGAAGCTCATGAAGCAGGCGCAACAGATGCAGGAGAAGATGCAGCGCGAGCTCGCCGAGCTCGTCGTCGAGGCGACCGCCGGCGGCGGCATGGTGACCGTCCAGATGAGTGGCCACAAACACCTGCTGGCGGTGAAGATCGACCCCGAGGTCATGGACCCCGCCGACCCGTCGATGCTGCAGGACCTGGTGCTCGCGGCGGTGAACGAGGCGACACGCAAGGTGGACGAGGCGATGCAATCGAAGCTCGGCGCCTTCTCCGGCGGCCTGCCGGGGATGATGTAGCGGCCGGGCGGCGCACCCCGCCGCTGGCTCGTTCGCTCCCGTCCTCCCCATGCCCGATCCCCTTCAGACGCTGATCTCGGAGCTCGCCCGGTTGCCCGGGATCGGACCGAAGACCGCCACGCGCCTGGCGCACCATCTCCTGCGCGTGCCGCTCGAGCAGGCGCGCCGGCTCGCCGACGCGGTGATCGAGGTCAAGGAGAAGCTCTTCCACTGCTCGCTCTGCAACGCCATCACCGCCGAGGAGCCTTGCCGCATCTGCAGCGATCCGACCCGCGACCGCACGCGCATCTGCGTGGTCGAGGAGCCGTTCAACATTCAGCCGCTCGAACGCACGAGCGAATTCCACGGTCTCTACCACGTGCTCCTGGGCAGCCTCTCGCCCCAGCGCGGAATCGGTCCGTCGGAGCTGCGCATCGACGGACTCCTCGCCCGGCTGGATGGCCCGCCCCGGATCGCCGAGGTGATCGTGGCGACCAACCCCAATGTCGAAGGCGAGGCCACGGCGCTCTACCTCGCGCGCCTCCTCAAAGCGCGGGTGGAACGGGTCTCGCGTCTCGCTTTCGGGATGCCGGTCGGCGGGGACATCGAGTACACCGACGAAGTCACCCTCGGCCG
The window above is part of the Thermoanaerobaculia bacterium genome. Proteins encoded here:
- a CDS encoding YbaB/EbfC family nucleoid-associated protein produces the protein MNIQKLMKQAQQMQEKMQRELAELVVEATAGGGMVTVQMSGHKHLLAVKIDPEVMDPADPSMLQDLVLAAVNEATRKVDEAMQSKLGAFSGGLPGMM
- the recR gene encoding recombination protein RecR is translated as MPDPLQTLISELARLPGIGPKTATRLAHHLLRVPLEQARRLADAVIEVKEKLFHCSLCNAITAEEPCRICSDPTRDRTRICVVEEPFNIQPLERTSEFHGLYHVLLGSLSPQRGIGPSELRIDGLLARLDGPPRIAEVIVATNPNVEGEATALYLARLLKARVERVSRLAFGMPVGGDIEYTDEVTLGRSLAGRRDI
- the dnaX gene encoding DNA polymerase III subunit gamma/tau produces the protein MAYQVLARKWRPQDFASLIGQQAVVTALSNALREGRIAQAYLFSGIRGVGKTTAARVFAKALNCERGTANGPCNECPTCQQITKGADMDVLEIDAATYSKVEQVRELAESLKYGPARDRYKVVVLDEVHRLSRQAFDALLKIVEEPPPRLVFIFATTEIEAVPATILSRCQEFHFRRVSNVEAVAHLRHICTAEKIEASDAALALLARAGEGSVRDCVALLDQLATFGNGVVDEQEAIRLLGGIDLALFQRALVGILAGDTLAVSRLAVEVEENGWDPRTVHAHFLSFCRDALHLALGAGGAGADTGEAVALPAEERKALSEIARRAGYENLLRLLHHLLGSESAIRRSEAGALALEIAWLRAAELPRLVAIERYLAGGVAAPASAPTATPRAAATSAPPAHAPEPTPRRAEPATAARSAPSPPSPPLAPLAPARSPATTAVPADETPDAARRGPVAQEKGLPANAILRPFLEQLVLRRPTLAALLEDPAALAWDETLRTLVVHPASDFAASSLNRNRELLCAAAVAAFGEGVQVRFAPPESRTASAHAGPAAGADADAARHAEERKIQVVDHPRVQAVLEIFGGAVARVEAPTPPAPSAEELPDDETSTSEDPFR